The genomic stretch TTCTCCACAACACACACCAGGATTCACCCCTTACCACTCCTACCCCGGCATTTCGGCCGAATTTTTTTATGCTCCACCAGCTAAAACAACCTCATACCCTACTCCGACATATGCTCCAATTTTTGTACCCCCTCCACAAGCTACTCTCCACtgatcctctagtgagcccgcATTCCAAGCTCCAGATACCCAATACTATGCCCCAAAACCTACCTTCAAAGTCCTAGATCcttattcctacactcctcactttgagcctcatgttgaaactaAGAAACCACCTAAGAACACCAAGCAAGAGGAGATATTTAGGAAGGTAAAGAGTCTGGAGCAATtattgaaaaacatgcaagggatagggatCCAGGTGAGCGTGTCTTATaaagacttgtgcttgtttcctgacgtCCAACTACCTGccgggtttaagatgccaaagtttgatttatatgacgggcatggggatcCCGTATCCCACTTGAGaggttattgcagtaaaatgagaggcgcTGGGGGAAAAGGCGAATTACTGATGGCGTACTTTAGCTAGAGTCTGAGTGGGGCGGCTctagaatggtatacccgccaggatgccaacaggtggtacacatgagaCGATTTTGCTCAAGCCTTTGATCGGCACTTTCAGTACTACTTAGAAATTGTCCCAGATCACCTATCCTTGACTAAGATAGAGAAAAATCCTAGTGAGAGCTTCAAGGAGTATcgtttccggtggagagaacaggcggcACGAGTCGACCCTCCAATGAAGGAagatgaaatggtggattactttctTCAAgccttggagcctacttactttggtcatctgaTCTCGGTCATAGGTAAGTTTTTCAATGAAATGGTGAAGATGGGAGGAATGGTAGAGGAAGGGCTCAaatcaagcaagatcatgagttaaTTTGCCATCAAAGCAACCACACAAGCGATCCAGAATGGCACCGGGGGCATgttagggaaaaagaagaaagaagatgttgtTATGGTCATCTTCGGATGCATGGCCAAAGGGGTTCACCTCACCATTACACCCAGCCTTGACCCCAACCTCGAACCTAcacccaagctccatataatcaaCCCCAGCACTATTTCCCACCACTAGACCCCCAGTACTCTGCCAGATCACCCTAATACTATGTTCATCAtgcacagtcatatgctcaacccccttcttacccgcaatggcgtgctccagctccacaaaatacttaTCCACCCCCACAACCCTACCAAAACCTATTGGTCCAAATTTTCAACCAAGACCAAAGTATAGAAGACAAAGGCAACAACGGAAACAAACTTTCACCCCGCTTGGAGAGTCCTATGCTAGTCTGTTTCAAAGGTTAAGGCAGTTGGACATCTTGAGGCCGATtgagtcaaagataccaaatccCCCTCTAAAGAACCTCGATTATTCCCTCAGATGCGACTATTGTTCTGATACtccagggcatgacatagagaagtgctggcacttgaaaacggcaatccaggagctcattgatacaaacCAAATTGTAGTCCAAAGCCCAGACACGccgaacatcaaccaaaaccctttgcCAGCTCATGCAGAAAcgcatatgattgaaatagttcaTAAGGATAGGGAGCCCGGGAAGTCTTCAAAGTCCATCATGATAATTCGTGCTAGTGGAAGTAATTCGGTCAAGGCTCCAAACTCTACCAAAGCAACGCCCTTGACAGTTAAAGGAGTGAAAGAGAAACCGAGCTCACTTAATTTGAAGCCACCAGTGTTGTTCGTGAAAGGGCCTTCAAAAGGTATTGGGACAAGTCAGGAAAATTCAAAAGAAGTAGTACCAGGGGTACCAAGTAAGCCTGTCATAGTTGTAAAAGGGGCTCATATTACCCCTATCGTCATTAAACCAGTGACCCAGCTGCTAGTGGTGGACACCAAGGCTGTTCCGTGGAATTACAAACAAGTGACGGTCACATACAAAGGAAAAGAGGTGGAGGAAGAAGTTAATGAAACTGGAGGATTGACTTGTTCTGGGAGATGCTTTATCCCAGAAGAGTTGAGGAAAGCCAAGCCGTTCAAAGATAGCCAGATTCCAGTGAAGAAGCCAGTCACCGAAgaagaggtggaagaattcctgagaaaaatgaaggcgcaggactattccattgtggagcagttaaggaaaacaccagctcagaTTTCTCTTTTATCTTTGCTGATACATTCATATGAACACCGCAGGGCCCTcatgaagattttgaatgaggcccacgttcctgataagatcacggtgaaccatttggagaagattGCTGACAAGATTTTCGAAGCAAATAGGATCACTTTCTCGGATGACGAACTTCATCTGGAGGGTACAGAATACAACCGAGCTCTTTATCTCATAGTGAAGTGCGAGGATTTGGTAATCTCGAGGGTATTGGTTGATAACGGTTctagtgcaaatatttgcccACTCTATACTCTACAAAAGTTGAAAATCGGTACTgaaaggatccacaagaacagtatatgTGTTTGAGGTTTTGACGGAGGGGGAAATGATTCTGTTGGCGATATAATGCTCGAACTGACAATAAGGCCAGTTGAATTCACTATGGAATTGCAAGTGCTAGATGTAGCTGTCTCCTACAATTTTTATTGGGCAGGCCGTGGATACATGCTGCTAAGGCAGTCCCGTCTTCTctgcaccaaatggtgaagttcgaatgggacatgcaggaaatagttgtgcacgatGACGAGGACTTATCAGCTTGTAATGACACAATTGTTCCGTTTATTGAGGCTAAAGAcaataagggaccatgggtctatcAAACTTTCAAAATAGTATCTATTGAGAAGGttcctgaaggaaaatgcattccAGGTCCTAAGTTGCCCTCCACGTCTATCATGGTAGcaaatgaaatgttgaagaatggttttatgTCGGGTAAGGGATTGGGCTCATCTCTGCGAGGTATTGTGCATCCAGTGTGCCCCAGTGGAAATTATGgtatatttggtttgggattcatgcccATAGAGAAGGACatgaaaagggttaaaaatctAAAACATAAGGTATGGTCGCTCCCCAAACCTATCCCACACATCTCTAAGTCTTTTGTCGATCCAGGGGCCGAAAAACCTCCAACCTCATCAGTGCCAAAACCTATGGTTGATGTTAATGAAGAGCTGATCAAGAGGTTCTAGAGTCTGTTCGATGAGGTTAATATGGTAGAAGTTGATGAAGGTTCTAGTAAAGCATATGCGCAGTTCGTTGGGCCAAATATGAAgcttagcaattgggaagctactactctccccaccaggaaggagttttggtagtttgctttgttttcctttttgttatctaggttattctagggttgtaatccatatttttagtttttgcttgttttgatgttcaaacccttctatcctgtTATTTTcattgaaatgcaatttcccgttTTCCGTTATTCCTAAtagtattttatttaatttttcttttgtacagttctttttatgctggttgcaatgacatgacatgcatgaggaattttcagccaagtcttaaaagccaatctaattctaaaataataatccaagaagtaGAGTATGATGATGAAACATAATATGATAAAGAAGCAGCATttgaggaaatcagtaaagagattaaaaaatttgaagaaaaaccaaagcctaatttgaatgaaactgaAACAATCAATTTAGGAGACCGGGAAAAtgttagggaaaccaagataagtgtgcaCCTGGAACCACAAGTtaaggaagaaataatcaaaacattgtttgagtacaaagatgtctttgcatggtcGTATAACGATATGTCAGGCTTGAGCACTAATTTGGTAGTTCATAAATTGTCAACTGATCCAaaattccctcctgtcaagcaaaagttaagaaagttcaagactgacatgggtgtgaagatcaaagaagaaatcacaaagtagcttgatgcaaaggtcattcgggtcacttgATATCCCACTTGgctagctaatgttgtgccagtaccaaagaaagatggtaagaccagagtatgtgttgattaccgtgatcttaacaaagcgagcccaaaggatgattttccattgctgaacattcacattctgatcgataattgtgccaagcatgaaattGGGTTTGTTGCGGATTGCTACGCGGGATATCTCCAGATCTTgatagatgaggaagatgcagaaaagacagtgttcatcacaccatggggaacatattgctaccgggtaatgccatttggtttgaataatgctggggcaacttacatgaggacGATGACTACCatatttcacgacatgatacacaaggagattgggGTTTatatagatgatgtgatcataaagtcaaagaagcagtCGAACCATGTTAAGTatttaaggaagtttttccaaaggctccgcatGTATAACCTCAAGATCAATccagcaaaatgtgcatttggtgtcccgTCTAGGAAACTGCTGGGATTCGTGGTCAGTCGACGCGGTATTGAGTTGGATTcatcgaagatcaaagccattcaagagctACCACCGCCCAAGAACAAAACAAAGGTGATGAGACTGCTTGGAAtgttgaattatatcagtaggtttatttcttagctcacgacaacctgtgagcccatctttaagctgttgaagaagaatgttgaagTCAAATGAACTGAcaagtgtcaagaagcatttgataagattaagaggtacctgtcgaacccacctatgttggtcccaccagagcctaggagacctttaattctctatttgacagtcctggaaaattcttttggatgtgtattgggtcaacatgacatcatgggaaagaaggagcaagTAATCTATTATCTCAATAAGAAGTTCACTCCcaatgaggttaagtatactcttcttgagaggacatgttgcgccctgacttgggtggcacaaaaattgaagcattatcttccgtcctacactacttacctcatttctcgcatggatcctctaaagtatatctttcagaagcctgtgcccacaggaaggtttgcaaagtggcagattttactcacagagtttgacatcatctatgtgactcggaccgcgatgaaaaCCCAAGCTTTGGCCGACCACTTGGCCGAGAACctggtggatgaagaatatgagccactaaaaacttattttcccgatgaagaagtcatGTATGTTGACGAGGTTGACCATGATGAAAATctaggttggaaactcttctttgatggagctgctaacatgaaaagTGCTGAAATAAGGGatgtactcatttctgaaatagggcaacaTTACCCTATAACAGCccaacttcgattttattgcatcgataacatggctgagtataaAGCATGCATTCTAGTTTTGAGGTTAGTTGTAGACATGGGAGTCCAGGAAATACTGGTTCTGGAAGATTCAGATTTGTTGGTTCACCAAATCCAAGAAGAATGGGAGACTCgggacttgaagctcataccgtaccgacaatgtttgcatgatctttgtcaataaTTCAGGTTAGTAGAATTCAGACATATTCCCAAGGTTCATAATGAGATTGCTGATGCCTTATGTCAATCCGGACAAGGCTTATGTCAAACAAGGCTTATGTCGATCCCGTGCATATCCAAGTtggtgatcaacatgcttactgtaatatggttgaagaggaaattgatggtgaaccttggttccatgatatcaaggaatacatcaagtcaggggtatatccagtacatgccacaggtgatcaaaagagaaccattcgaTGTTTGGCTAGTGGTTTTTTCTTAAGTGGGGGAATCTTCTATAAGAGGACTCCAGATCTAGGACTACTaaggtgcatagatgctaaagaaGCTTCGACTATCATGGCCGAattacattcaggagtttgcgggccacatatgcatgggtatgtcttagcaaagaagatactttgagcaggttactattggcttaccatggaacAAGATTGCATAAGCTTTgttcgcaaatgtcatcaatgctaggtgcacggtgatttgattcattccccgccatctgagttgcatacaatgtctgcaccttggccatttatTGCTTGGGGCACAAATGTCATAGggccaattgagccggcagcatcaaatgggcacaagtttattctggtggccattgactacttTACAAAGTGGATCAAAGTTGTAACTTTCAAGTTcgtgaccaagaaagtagtggtggattttgttcattcaaatatcatttgttggTTCGAAATTCCCAAAgtaatcatcacagacaatgctgctaatctcaacagccatttgatgaaagaggtatgcgaacaattcaagattatGCATCGAAACTCCACTTCGTACcgtcccaaggtgaatggagctgttgaggctgctaacaagaacataaagaagatacttcataAGATAGTGCAAGGTTCTAggtaatggcatgaaaagttgtctttTGCCTTACTAGGTTATCACACTACTATTCGCACTCCAGTATGTGCaattccttatttgttggtatatagaACTGAGGCAGTTacacctgcggaagttgaaattccatcctttCGGATCGTTGtagaagctgaaattgatgatgatgagtgggtcaaaacccggctagagcagttgagtttgattgatgagaaaagattggccgTAGTATGTCATGGTgaattgtatcagaagagaatggcaagagcatacaacaagaaggtgcatccTCGAAAATTCGAAGTGGGCCAACTgatattgaaacgcatccttccacatcaggctgatgCTAAAgacaagtttgccccaaactggcaagggCCGTTCATAGTGacaagagtgttgcccaatgatgatttgtatttaacagatatagaaggcaaatgtgtagatatgactaTCAATTTTGATGCTGTCAAGAGAGACTATGTATGAattctttgcttatcttcaattgcattTTGTACTTCGCATATTTAaagttgaaatgacgaaggcattttgtttcaCTACCCAAACAATTTCATCCTTTGCTAcccattttgagccttatttatatTCTTTCTTACCCCTTttttggaatcagaagcagaattagagaatgaaaaaaaatgaaaaaatgaaaaataaaaatgaaaaaaagaaggaaaaagaaaagaaaagaaaaaaaatgaaaaaagaaaaaaagaaaagcaacaaaaacaaacaactttcttttgaactacgttcgacctgattccttttaaggatacgtaggcagtcttacacggttcggtcccatcaaaataaaaatccaaaattcccCAGACCCAAAAAAACTAGGGCAGAAGGTTTGGTTTTGCAAAAGATTTGatttcaaaagttgtaattttgaacccttttcatcttaaattatttttagccttcatgccaccctttctttctagccttgtccaaaagcctacattaccgtccaaagaaagaccttttgattaATCTTGAAGGATTCCAAGTCAagcgagatagaggtatgatttacatcatggGTAACACTTTGTTCATCGGCATAaaggaaaaatgaataaaatgagagagccttattggtgaaaaccctcacgggcaccgttaCGACggtgagctgagagaaaatttaaatcagagagtcttattggtgaaaaccctcacgggcaccgtaaggagaCGGTGATATGAgagaaaaattaaaatgagaaagtcttattggtgaaaacccttgcgagtaccataaggcgatggtaatttgagagatgaacaaataagagaggcttgttggtgaaaacctttcggggcactacaagtcgaatgaggCTCGTGACTTTTTTTCAGGAATCCACTAGGCATTGTGCCTAGGGTTTATTttcatatatataatataaagtaCAACATTGGAGGGGGACATAAAACCTAACCTCTAGAAATAAGATGAAAGGGCATTTGTTTGTCCAACATTGACATCCAAATGACACCTGTATGATGTGACGGGTTAGACCTAACATGAGGATCCAATTATCAACCCCTAAGTGGTAGGTAATAAGATATACAAAATCAAGCTGAGAATAACCTAGGTCAACTATACAGACTAGCATAAGTAAACCTAAATCTATTCCAAAAAAGTTGGAAAGGTTCTTCCATATACAACAAGTTCTACATCTATACATGTAGAAATTTCCTAACAAGAATGATGCCTGATCAAGATCCTTGGTGGGGGCTATCTTCCACTTTGCTTTAGCATTGTATACAAAGAAAGCCAAGTGGAAGATAACTGTCAAAAAGGCTCCAAGAGTGGATGCACTAGGCTGCTGCTGTCTGCTGATTCTGACAGAAAAGAGTGAGCAAAATGGTGGCTCAGGTCTTGCTTCAGTTGTCCAGTTGATAAATTTTGAACTAGGCAGAGTGTGTTGGACAAGGAGGCTCATGACTTTACAGAGAAATTGGATCATTGAAGCCCGATTTTAAAATATGAAGACATGACATGAACTTAATATATGATTGATTGGACAGATTAGGCTGATCAATCCGAAattcatgtcatgatcattgcAGTCATCCGCTTCACTCAGATAAACCT from Nicotiana sylvestris chromosome 12, ASM39365v2, whole genome shotgun sequence encodes the following:
- the LOC138882696 gene encoding uncharacterized protein — translated: MVEVDEGSSKAYAQFVGPNMKLSNWEATTLPTRKEFCSFYAGCNDMTCMRNFQPTFEEISKEIKKFEEKPKPNLNETETINLGDRENVRETKISVHLEPQVKEEIIKTLFEYKDVFAWSYNDMSGLSTNLVVHKLSTDPKFPPVKQKLRKFKTDMVPKKDGKTRVCVDYRDLNKASPKDDFPLLNIHILIDNCAKHEIGFVADCYAGYLQILIDEEDAEKTVFITPWGTYCYRVMPFGLNNAGATYMRTMTTIFHDMIHKEIGVYIDDVIIKSKKQSNHVKYLRKFFQRLRMYNLKINPAKCAFGVPSRKLLGFVVSRRGIELDSSKIKAIQELPPPKNKTKVMRLLGMLNYIRRFAKWQILLTEFDIIYVTRTAMKTQALADHLAENLVDEEYEPLKTYFPDEEVMYVDEVDHDENLGWKLFFDGAANMKSAEIRDVLISEIGQHYPITAQLRFYCIDNMAEYKACILVLRLMSNKAYVDPVHIQVGDQHAYCNMVEEEIDGEPWFHDIKEYIKSGVYPVHATGDQKRTIRCLASGFFLSGGIFYKRTPDLGLLRCIDAKEASTIMAELHSGVCGPHMHGYVLAKKIL